In a single window of the Desulfovibrio inopinatus DSM 10711 genome:
- a CDS encoding phage tail tube protein, whose protein sequence is MTSLMTKRVGSLIAAEASYGVPPDVGEYAGLLCNEGVDVTINGEKIERNVVTPTFSPTPNAVGTKSIQISPAVELRGGGLSEAGALLAPDWEPLFLACSMKKREVVRLDIEGAVGSFEIDEVVTGQGSGATGTVYHIDGDTLVLTGGAGEFQAAETVTGGTSAATASVVAAYEAFEYRPATLSPADQPSASKRFFKDSHLWVIRGLRGTWALDCANGKIPTLSFTMTGLYGDPSDSVLPSPVFTDLIGPVFMGAGLTIGSYTPVLESFKLDLGGDVQQRKDANHPEGMRAVYVGGRTPKGSIDPEADSLANFNVWSMWKNSTPGKLACTIGAAAGNRWRIEVPKATYEDPKYADKSGLVKYDLSYTATNAGAGDDEFRMTLF, encoded by the coding sequence ATGACATCATTGATGACAAAACGAGTCGGCTCGTTGATCGCCGCCGAGGCATCGTACGGCGTACCGCCTGATGTGGGCGAGTATGCCGGATTGCTCTGTAATGAGGGCGTCGACGTAACGATCAACGGCGAAAAAATCGAGCGGAATGTCGTGACCCCGACGTTTTCGCCCACGCCCAATGCCGTGGGGACGAAATCGATTCAGATTTCGCCGGCCGTGGAATTGCGCGGCGGCGGCCTCTCCGAAGCTGGCGCGTTGTTGGCCCCGGATTGGGAGCCGCTGTTCTTGGCGTGCAGTATGAAAAAACGGGAGGTCGTGCGGCTTGATATCGAGGGTGCTGTCGGCTCTTTTGAGATTGATGAAGTGGTGACGGGCCAAGGCTCAGGAGCAACAGGCACGGTCTATCACATTGACGGCGACACCCTTGTCTTGACCGGGGGTGCCGGCGAGTTTCAAGCGGCTGAGACGGTGACCGGCGGCACGAGCGCGGCCACGGCCAGTGTGGTGGCTGCCTATGAAGCATTCGAGTATCGGCCGGCAACCTTGTCTCCAGCGGACCAGCCGTCGGCATCAAAACGCTTTTTCAAGGACTCGCATTTGTGGGTGATCCGCGGCCTGCGCGGGACGTGGGCGCTCGATTGCGCCAACGGCAAGATACCGACGTTATCGTTTACGATGACGGGGCTCTACGGCGATCCGTCTGATTCGGTTTTGCCCTCGCCGGTGTTCACCGATCTCATCGGCCCCGTCTTTATGGGTGCTGGTTTGACGATCGGCAGCTACACGCCGGTGCTGGAGTCGTTCAAGCTGGATTTGGGCGGCGACGTTCAACAGCGCAAAGATGCCAACCACCCCGAAGGCATGCGCGCCGTGTACGTGGGGGGCCGCACGCCCAAAGGATCAATTGATCCGGAAGCGGATTCGTTGGCTAACTTCAATGTTTGGTCGATGTGGAAAAATTCGACGCCGGGGAAACTCGCCTGCACCATCGGAGCGGCAGCCGGCAACCGGTGGCGCATCGAAGTGCCGAAAGCGACCTACGAAGATCCGAAATACGCCGACAAGTCGGGGTTGGTGAAATACGATCTGAGTTACACGGCAACGAATGCGGGAGCCGGTGACGACGAATTTCGGATGACGTTGTTCTAA